A window of Nicotiana tabacum cultivar K326 chromosome 24, ASM71507v2, whole genome shotgun sequence contains these coding sequences:
- the LOC107829968 gene encoding putative inositol transporter 2, protein MAESHNFCYGWRWSFASRAFFALPLLVLSFVLSETPRFLIKKGNMEEAKASLKMWSKCGAEAELQMFAGMMENEGKRKRKKLSHSPLLLLNILAQIFQQVLGLDSILFFGPLLLQSARYTYNASFVVPLSAEIVRAGVAGLTYLSYNFFG, encoded by the coding sequence ATGGCAGAATCTCACAACTTTTGTTATGGTTGGAGATGGTCCTTTGCCAGTCGTGCGTTTTTTGCTTTGCCACTTCTTGTACTGTCTTTCGTTCTTAGTGAGACCCCGAGGTTTCTCATTAAGAAAGGGAATATGGAGGAGGCAAAAGCATCCCTTAAGATGTGGAGTAAATGTGGAGCAGAAGCAGAGCTGCAGATGTTTGCAGGCATGATGGAAAATGAAGGCAAGAGGAAAAGGAAGAAATTGTCACACTCGCCCCTTTTACTTCTTAACATATTGGCTCAAATTTTCCAGCAAGTGTTGGGTTTAGACTCAATACTATTCTTTGGACCATTACTTCTGCAGTCAGCTAGATACACCTATAATGCCTCATTCGTCGTTCCACTCAGTGCCGAAATTGTTCGAGCTGGAGTTGCTGGACTCACTTATCTGAGTTACAACTTCTTCGGCTGA